From a single Chlamydia muridarum str. Nigg genomic region:
- the sdhB gene encoding succinate dehydrogenase iron-sulfur subunit, with protein sequence MQETFILNIYRGVPGKQYWESFELELHPGENVISALMEIEKNPINTQGERVDPVVWEQACLEEVCGSCAMLVNGVPRQACTVLIHEHMDAKREIKLAPLSKFPLVRDLIVDRSVMFKNLEEIQGWISADKCGEGPGPQVSQEEQALMYSLSMCMTCGCCTEACPQVNEKSDFMGPAAIAQARYFNSYPGEKRRESRLRALMGNRGIEGCGQAHNCVRVCPKKLPLTESISAMGYEVSRFSLRALFTALFKKKKEKEPKDSIDPEV encoded by the coding sequence GTGCAAGAAACGTTTATATTGAATATATACAGAGGCGTTCCTGGAAAACAGTATTGGGAAAGTTTTGAGTTGGAGTTGCATCCCGGAGAGAATGTAATTAGTGCCCTTATGGAGATTGAAAAAAATCCCATAAATACTCAAGGGGAGCGGGTGGATCCTGTAGTTTGGGAACAGGCGTGTTTAGAAGAGGTCTGTGGTTCTTGCGCGATGCTAGTGAATGGGGTGCCCAGACAAGCTTGTACGGTATTAATTCATGAACATATGGATGCCAAACGAGAGATCAAATTGGCGCCTCTTTCCAAGTTCCCATTAGTTCGTGATTTGATTGTAGATCGTTCTGTGATGTTCAAAAATTTAGAAGAGATCCAGGGATGGATTTCTGCTGATAAATGTGGCGAAGGACCTGGTCCACAAGTCTCTCAAGAAGAGCAGGCTTTAATGTATTCTTTATCGATGTGTATGACCTGTGGATGTTGCACAGAGGCTTGTCCCCAAGTTAATGAGAAAAGCGATTTTATGGGACCTGCAGCCATTGCTCAGGCTCGTTATTTTAACTCCTATCCTGGAGAGAAGCGACGAGAGAGTCGATTACGAGCTCTTATGGGGAATCGAGGAATAGAAGGGTGTGGTCAAGCACATAATTGCGTGCGTGTCTGCCCAAAAAAATTGCCTTTAACAGAAAGTATCTCAGCTATGGGATATGAGGTTTCTCGTTTTTCTCTGCGGGCACTATTTACTGCTTTATTTAAGAAGAAAAAAGAAAAAGAACCAAAAGATTCTATAGATCCTGAGGTGTAA
- a CDS encoding succinate dehydrogenase cytochrome b558 subunit: protein MRREIVQKSSYIRFIIRCVHSISGCVFTLFLCEHLLTNILAASCLANSRGFIALVNMFHKIPGLKIIEISCLALPLGIHTIIGFGYLLRGKENFFASDGRAPSLHYGRNLAYTVQRITAWFLLISLAFHVVQFRFALYPIHVKIQGKTFYAVSFDAPRYSAVVRGTTGFFTMNVPFAEEGPQITEQFLQEKDRALFSSHKLYIFTPEAGKAFLYAVRNTLGSLWMAIFYTFFVMAAVFHGFNGIWTFVSRWGIIVRSRYLRLCQILCYIGMFVVMAMGVSVIWNIYLL, encoded by the coding sequence ATGAGAAGGGAGATAGTGCAAAAATCCTCCTACATTCGTTTCATTATACGATGTGTTCATTCCATATCAGGATGTGTATTTACTCTATTTTTATGTGAACATCTTCTTACCAATATTTTGGCAGCATCTTGTTTAGCAAATAGCCGAGGTTTTATTGCCTTAGTGAATATGTTTCATAAGATTCCTGGGCTTAAAATCATCGAGATCTCTTGTTTAGCGCTTCCTTTAGGTATTCATACCATTATTGGATTCGGTTATCTTCTTCGAGGGAAGGAAAACTTCTTTGCTTCTGATGGAAGGGCTCCTTCTTTACATTACGGAAGGAATCTTGCGTATACGGTACAAAGAATAACAGCATGGTTCTTGTTAATAAGTTTAGCATTCCATGTTGTTCAGTTTCGCTTTGCTTTGTACCCTATCCATGTGAAAATTCAAGGAAAAACTTTTTATGCAGTTTCTTTCGATGCTCCTCGATATTCTGCTGTTGTGCGGGGGACAACGGGATTTTTTACAATGAATGTTCCGTTTGCTGAGGAAGGTCCTCAAATTACGGAACAATTTTTACAGGAAAAAGACCGGGCTTTATTTTCATCACATAAGCTGTACATTTTTACTCCAGAGGCAGGAAAAGCTTTTCTTTATGCAGTAAGAAATACCTTAGGATCTCTGTGGATGGCGATTTTCTATACCTTTTTTGTTATGGCTGCCGTTTTCCATGGATTTAATGGAATATGGACGTTTGTATCGCGTTGGGGGATTATTGTGAGGTCGCGGTATTTACGATTGTGTCAAATCTTATGCTACATAGGCATGTTTGTTGTAATGGCTATGGGTGTCAGCGTAATTTGGAATATATATTTGTTATGA
- a CDS encoding TatD family hydrolase: MEITDAHVHLSSEEFIEDFGEVCLRGKTAGVTRVVNVTTTKAELLRSFAYAEQYPSWLFYHVAGTPPQDAQEDIEEDFQEFCRAAEGGKLAAIGEVGLDYLFAVQESEQERQKEVLHRYLQLALQHELPLVVHCRGAFEDFFHILDHAYRADKRARPGMLHCFTGTYEEAKELLARDWYISISGIVTFKNAQGLRDLVKEIPLERLLVETDAPYLAPTPLRGKRNEPANIIYTLMQIAEIKGIPLNELQEAVSANVQRWLRGS, from the coding sequence ATGGAGATAACCGATGCGCATGTACATCTTTCATCCGAAGAATTTATAGAAGATTTCGGAGAAGTGTGTTTAAGAGGTAAGACAGCGGGAGTAACCAGGGTTGTTAACGTAACCACCACAAAAGCAGAATTATTACGTTCTTTTGCTTACGCGGAGCAATATCCTTCTTGGCTTTTTTATCATGTGGCAGGGACTCCTCCTCAGGATGCACAGGAAGATATTGAGGAAGATTTTCAAGAATTTTGTCGAGCAGCGGAGGGAGGAAAACTTGCCGCTATTGGGGAAGTCGGCCTAGATTATTTATTCGCTGTGCAAGAGTCTGAACAGGAGCGGCAGAAGGAGGTGCTTCATCGTTATTTACAATTAGCTTTACAGCATGAACTTCCCCTTGTTGTGCATTGTCGAGGGGCTTTTGAAGATTTCTTTCATATCTTAGATCATGCATATCGTGCAGATAAACGAGCTAGACCCGGTATGTTGCACTGTTTCACTGGAACGTATGAAGAAGCAAAAGAGTTATTGGCTCGCGATTGGTACATTTCCATTAGTGGAATTGTCACTTTTAAAAATGCGCAGGGGTTGCGAGATCTTGTGAAGGAGATTCCTTTAGAGAGATTATTAGTGGAAACGGATGCTCCTTATCTTGCCCCTACGCCTCTTCGTGGGAAGAGAAATGAGCCTGCTAATATTATTTATACCTTAATGCAAATTGCAGAAATAAAAGGGATCCCTCTTAACGAATTACAGGAAGCGGTTAGTGCTAATGTCCAAAGATGGTTGCGAGGTTCTTAA
- the sdhA gene encoding succinate dehydrogenase flavoprotein subunit, whose protein sequence is MMNKPCRVIIIGGGLAGLSAAMQLADRGMLVELFSLTKVKRSHSVCAQGGINAALNLKDENDSPYIHAYDTIKGGDFLADQPPVLEMCLTAPRIIHMLDRFGCPFNRDAQGNLDVRRFGGTLYYRTVFCGASTGQQLMYTMDEQVRRRECQGKIIKRENHEFVRLITNEEGRACGVVVMNLFNNRLEVVQGDAVIIATGGLGVIFKMSTNSTICTGAANGRLFMQGMHYANPEFIQIHPTAIPGIDKLRLISESVRGEGGRVWVPGCSSKTIIFPDGSRRPCGETGKPWYFLEEMYPAYGNLVSRDVGARAILQVCEAGMGIDGRYEVFLDVTHLPIETLNKLEVVLDIYYKFTGEDPKKVPMRIFPAVHYSMGGAWVDWPASDDEDRNSRYRHMTNIPGCFNCGESDFQYHGANRLGANSLLSCLYAGLVAGDEAARFIESFGSSPYSQQDLKHALQQEEELSQEILSRKGGENIFSLHEEIARVMVNNVTVKRENNALVETLQKLKEFRERLKKVSVHDSSRFANKTFHFVRQMEPMLELALAITKGALLRNEFRGSHYKPEFPKRDDVNWLKTTIATYSVDEPEISYKPVDTRHVNPELRDYTQRGEKDVVLENIPTNIHFPI, encoded by the coding sequence ATGATGAATAAGCCTTGTCGAGTCATTATTATTGGGGGAGGACTTGCTGGACTCTCTGCTGCTATGCAACTTGCTGATAGAGGAATGTTAGTAGAGCTTTTCTCTTTGACAAAAGTAAAACGATCTCATTCTGTATGTGCGCAGGGAGGCATCAATGCAGCTTTAAATTTAAAGGACGAGAACGATTCTCCTTATATTCATGCTTACGACACGATAAAAGGTGGAGATTTTTTAGCGGATCAGCCTCCAGTTTTGGAAATGTGCTTAACTGCTCCTCGTATTATTCACATGTTGGATAGGTTTGGTTGTCCATTTAACCGAGATGCTCAAGGGAATTTGGATGTACGGCGTTTCGGAGGAACCTTGTATTATCGCACTGTATTTTGTGGCGCCTCTACAGGACAGCAATTGATGTACACTATGGATGAACAAGTGCGTCGTCGTGAATGTCAAGGGAAGATTATCAAAAGAGAGAATCACGAGTTCGTTCGATTAATTACCAACGAAGAAGGGCGAGCTTGTGGTGTTGTTGTCATGAATTTATTTAACAACCGTTTAGAGGTTGTACAAGGTGATGCAGTCATTATTGCAACGGGTGGACTAGGAGTGATTTTTAAAATGTCCACTAACTCGACTATTTGCACAGGAGCAGCAAATGGACGATTGTTTATGCAAGGCATGCATTATGCCAATCCAGAATTCATTCAAATTCATCCTACAGCCATACCTGGAATCGATAAGCTCCGCTTAATTTCTGAGTCTGTTCGAGGAGAAGGAGGAAGGGTTTGGGTGCCGGGGTGTTCATCCAAGACCATTATTTTCCCCGATGGTTCTCGACGTCCTTGTGGGGAAACAGGTAAACCCTGGTACTTTTTAGAAGAAATGTATCCTGCCTATGGAAATTTAGTGAGTCGAGATGTAGGAGCTCGGGCTATTTTGCAGGTTTGCGAGGCTGGGATGGGGATTGATGGGCGTTATGAAGTATTTTTAGACGTTACCCATTTGCCTATAGAAACTTTGAACAAGCTAGAGGTTGTTTTAGATATCTATTATAAGTTCACAGGAGAGGATCCTAAAAAGGTTCCTATGAGAATTTTCCCCGCGGTGCACTACTCTATGGGAGGTGCTTGGGTGGATTGGCCAGCGAGTGATGATGAGGATCGGAATAGTCGTTATCGACATATGACAAATATCCCAGGTTGTTTTAACTGTGGAGAGTCCGATTTTCAATATCATGGAGCAAATCGTTTAGGAGCAAATTCTTTATTATCTTGCTTATATGCAGGATTAGTCGCTGGAGATGAAGCTGCGCGATTTATCGAATCTTTTGGAAGCAGTCCCTACTCGCAGCAAGATCTTAAACACGCCTTGCAACAGGAAGAAGAGCTCTCCCAGGAAATTTTATCGCGTAAAGGAGGGGAAAACATTTTTTCCTTACATGAAGAGATCGCGCGAGTGATGGTTAATAATGTTACCGTGAAAAGAGAGAATAACGCTCTTGTAGAAACCTTGCAGAAGTTAAAAGAGTTTAGGGAAAGATTGAAAAAAGTTTCCGTACATGATTCTTCTCGATTTGCTAATAAGACTTTCCATTTTGTTCGACAAATGGAGCCTATGTTAGAACTAGCTTTAGCGATCACTAAAGGGGCGTTATTGAGAAACGAATTTCGAGGATCTCATTATAAACCGGAATTCCCGAAACGGGATGATGTGAATTGGTTAAAAACGACCATTGCTACCTATTCTGTAGACGAGCCTGAAATTTCTTATAAGCCAGTAGACACTCGTCATGTGAACCCAGAATTACGAGATTATACACAACGGGGAGAGAAAGACGTAGTGTTAGAGAATATTCCAACGAATATTCATTTCCCTATATAG